The Trichomycterus rosablanca isolate fTriRos1 chromosome 6, fTriRos1.hap1, whole genome shotgun sequence DNA segment gagagaaactcaAATCTTGAGAATGTATTTGGCACCGTGAACTAAAAGGTGCAACAATGTCGAGGTCTTCTCCTGATTAAAACAGACACAATACTAGACTAGTTGGTccagttttcatttctttttttcccatattgttttatttagttttgagGAAAACAATGGAAATTTTCAACACTGGCAATACACAGCCTTGTTTGTTATAAAAATGTAACCAAACAGGGCAATTCCATATTTGTTGTAGGTTTTTATCCCGTAATGAAAATTACAGGTCAAATATATGCTCAACAGTGTActaaatatagttatattttaGGTGAGTTTCTCACTGACGCTGTACAAATAGAAAGAATGCAAAACATGAGAACAAGCATGCCATTCACTCATGCTATTTTAAACATCTCTTTTCTAATGCAGGTTCCTCTTCCCAGCTAAATGGTAAGTTTATGTCTTAACGCAGTACCATGTATTGATTGACTTAATTTAGTGATTGCAAATACAGAAAAACAAGTACTGCACCTTTAAAATTTTAACAAGagattttctgtttttctagTATGTGGTCGTGCACCTTTAAACACCCGTATTGTGGGTGGACAGGATGCCACTGCAGGGTCATGGCCTTGGCAGGTTAGCTTGCAGAGCCCTAATTATGGAGGTCATTTTTGTGGAGGATCCCTTATCAACAAAGATTGGGTTATGACAGCAGCCCACTGCTTCTCCAGGTTAACATCCCAAACATATTTCTGAACAAAACATTATGCTGGAACCCTAGagcaaattattaaaatttCTTCTTTTCTCCCACCTTCTACAGCACTCAGTTTACCAATGTGGTTGTGTACTTGGGAAAACAAACActacagggttcaaatcccaatcAGATCTCCAGAAGAATTGTACAGGTGGTTCGTCATCCTAACTATAACAGCATCACCTATAACAATGACATTGCTCTTTTGCGCTTAAACGCCTCTGTTACCTTCTCAAACTACATCAGACCTGTGTGCCTAGCTGCTCAGGGCAGCACATTTGCTAGTGGCACCAGTTGCTGGATTACAGGCTGGGGAACGATTGCTGGTGGAGGTAAACCATATACACGCATatctacacttacacacaagtGACAAATTGAAAGGTAAATATAGTGGTTGATTGAGGTGCCACAGGTTTTCAACTGGATTAACAGTAAAGACCAAACCAGTTAGTGACACCTTCTGCCCTGTTGGTGAGGCATTCTATAAAAAAGCACATATGAACAAAGGCTATTTCTTTCGTATCAAATTATTACCATGGTTTAGACTTTAATCTTCTTAATTGGACAACTGTCCAGAGCGAGTCTGCTTTCCAAGGTGTTGaagtggtgttttttttttggtgaggGGGGTATGCAGGGGCAGTGTCACACTAAAGAATATATAACTTACAATATGAGACAaatatataccaatcagccataataggagcactttgtagttctacaattacagactgtagtccatctgtttctctgcatgctttgttagcccccgttcttgctgttcttcaatggtcaggacccccacaggaccactacagagtaggtattatttgggtggtggatcattctcagcactgcagtgacactgacatggtggtggtgtgttagtgtgtgttgtgctggtatgagtggataagacacaatgctgatggagtttttaaacacctcactgtcactgctggactgagaattgtccaccaaccaaaaatatccagccaacagcgccctgtaggcagcgtcctgtgaccactgatgacagcctagaagatgaccaactcaaacagcagcaatagatgagcaatcgtctctgactttacatctacaaggtggaccaactaggtaggagtttctaatagagtggacagtgagtggacacggtatttaaaaacttcagcagcgctgttgtgtctgatccacttataccagcacaacacacactaacacaccaccaccatgtcattgtcactgcagtgctgagaatgatccaccacccaaataatacctgctctgtggtggtcctgtgggggtcctgaccattgaagaacagggtgaaagcaggctaaaaaattatgtagagaaatatatgggctacagtcagtaattgtcgaacTCTCTCCCTCTcaatctgtgtctgtgtgtgtgtctgtgtgtgtgtgtgtgtgtgtgtgtgtgagtagagCAGCTACCTTACCCTGGTGTACTGCAGGAAGCAGTAGTTCCTATTGTTACCaaaaatgaatgtaataatCTACTGGGAGCTGGCTCTGTTACCGTAAACATGATCTGTGCTGGTTTGCTAGAAGGAGGAAAAGACACATGCCAGGTACAGTCAGAGACTCACAAAGACATTATAAACATTCCATCTCAATTATTCAGTCACTTATCACTTGTACTGTGGCCTCATTACTGTGGCCTCATTAAATTTGTGGTTTTCTTTTTGCATCATGGCTAATTAAACTCACTAACAAttgtggttctcaaactttttacaCCTGTATGTCTTATAATAATCTAACAGGGACATATTTAACACACTCACTACAAAGTAGTCATTTTATATGTAGTAAGCACTTGCCATTTGTGTAAAAGGGCTTGATTATTTCTGTCCTTAATGAGTACAAATCCCATACCTGTAGAATCTCAAAAAAttctaaacaaaaccaaaagcTTCCCAGCTCTAGAAGTGTTATCTGtattgtttgcttgtttaataggattgaaccctcatgttttacactttggttaaattcataACAAAACAGATAGTTACATGTACATGTTACATgttattcatcagttcaagttctatgtcaaacaccatcacagcaattatgtatctctaattcactgTTTTGACAggatattatttgagtggtcctgatgttttggctgatctgtgtatgttctacagtataataaagcatttgttatttttatatataatcagAAACTTCTCTCTCTTTTAAGGGGGACTCTGGGGGTCCTCTGGTACTTAAGCAGGGAGCAACATGGGTACAGGCTGGTATCACTAGCTGGGGTGAAGGCTGTGCATTGCCCAACCTACCTGGTGTGTATACCCAAGTGTCCCAgtaccagagctggatttcatCTGTACTTAAACAGAATCTGTGTGGCTTTGTCAGGGTTTAGTAAGCAATGGGAAAAGGTAAGATACTTGTAAACATTTGTACACCTTTTAAACACCCTTTACATTTTATGTCTTCAAACAGCCAttgaatgggtgtgttcgaaaacctagtgagctctctacatagatggcATTTTAagtcatcctacgcgcgctcccgagaaggaggctgttcgaaatcctagatgccttaatatgctcactagtaaggtatcttaaaatttcaacagtTTTTTGACgcaagaacgagggagcatccgatgctccCTTAGCagtggaggcaatcccagcattcagtgcggcacaacctttctcacagacaaataaaaaacatggcggacggtgcggagaaattattattgatttttaatttgtaaaagcttgcacaagtgtcattttttcagcgaatttaaccattttcggtacacgaagggagatgttagttaatatgctagcgcgttgtgccaccccatcccattggtttgaatggcatgaggctaactgtgttagcgaaaactgatggaatcgctgtctaagtagtacGTTCAAATAACCTGCCTCATaggtcaatgacttattagaatcctctctacttaggcagctgcctatgtaggcagcaaggcagctaactagatttttgaacacacccagtgTTGCACAGAATTCAAGAATCAAGAAAGGCTATTTATGTCTTTGCCTTTTTTCTTATGATTATGACTCATTACTTTAGTTACATTATAGCGGTTTTATCAAAATAACCATGCTGTTGTTTTCTTGAGATTACGACTTGTgcaatctctttttttttttaaagatgaagAACTAGTGAGCCTGTACATCTCCATCATTGATGAGCACTTTTAGTTAATGTGTACATATTTTCCTATTTGTCTAGTAATTCTCTGGTCATTTAGGCAGCATGTCTTAAAATTTGCCCTATGAAAAATTTGAGACTGTCCCTTAAATTGGCCAGAAATGAAACCAACCACACAATATGTCAATATAGGATCCATAATCGTACAGCTGCAAACTTCTTAGATACTAGACCATTTTTGTTGTGGGCACAGTTCACCACCAAATATGCTGATCCATAAGATCCATGGAACAATGTTGTACCCCTGTAAATATTTCCTGTTAACTGAACACCAAAATGGCATACACAAACCTTTCCACTGATCTTTATgcctagtaataataataattaagtgtaataagtGATCATTTTAGGTGGAAACATGGTAACAGCATGGCTTATGTTTTGTTCCAAAGCTTTCACCCTGACATTGTTAGTAATAGAATAAGGAG contains these protein-coding regions:
- the LOC134316625 gene encoding serine protease 27-like: MLRFSSVLVVVIFLVKGSSSQLNVCGRAPLNTRIVGGQDATAGSWPWQVSLQSPNYGGHFCGGSLINKDWVMTAAHCFSSTQFTNVVVYLGKQTLQGSNPNQISRRIVQVVRHPNYNSITYNNDIALLRLNASVTFSNYIRPVCLAAQGSTFASGTSCWITGWGTIAGGEQLPYPGVLQEAVVPIVTKNECNNLLGAGSVTVNMICAGLLEGGKDTCQGDSGGPLVLKQGATWVQAGITSWGEGCALPNLPGVYTQVSQYQSWISSVLKQNLCGFVRV